From Nicotiana tabacum cultivar K326 chromosome 15, ASM71507v2, whole genome shotgun sequence, the proteins below share one genomic window:
- the LOC107808491 gene encoding phospholipase A1-Ibeta2, chloroplastic-like has product MQIGATLPATNLHFFQSKRASFKRNGSPLNPSVLNTQSVKTEMTRKHLSNLEKILQKQPQKTQSVDSNEAIQESRNGSKEKRRRNLLEGLNLARIWPEHKVAEEMSPRYLNRLQKMLSNNNIEYSPRNSLGSRWKEFHGSNDWLGLIDPLNENLRRELIRYGEFIQAAYHCFHSNPSTSQGEGLLGPRHVALPDKSYKVTKSLYATSSVGLPQWVDDIAPDLGWMTQRSSWIGYVAVCDDRSEIQRMGRRDIVIALRGTATCLEWGENFRDLMVQIPAKTETDSADGQAKVECGFLSLFQTTGVNVPSLAESVVNEVQRLIEHYKGENLSITVTGHSLGAALALLVADEISTCAPDAPPVAVFSFGGPRVGNRSFADRLTSKNVKVLRIVNNQDLITRVPGMFVSESLDKKLRESGIASGVLNVLDKSMPWAYSHVGTELRVDTRMSPFLKPDADVACCHDLEAYLHLVDGYLASNCPFRANAKRSLAKLLNEQKSNIKRLYTSKAKGLSLNLEREHNFHTPSCLPSPSS; this is encoded by the coding sequence aTGCAAATCGGAGCAACACTTCCGGCTACAAATCTCCATTTTTTTCAGTCAAAAAGAGCCAGTTTCAAACGCAATGGATCCCCATTAAACCCTAGTGTTTTGAATACACAAAGTGTAAAAACAGAGATGACAAGAAAACATCtttcaaatcttgaaaaaatCCTACAAAAACAACCTCAAAAAACCCAATCAGTCGATTcaaatgaagctattcaagaatcGCGTAACGGGTCGAAGGAAAAAAGGAGAAGGAATTTATTGGAAGGGTTAAATTTGGCTAGAATTTGGCCTGAACATAAGGTTGCTGAAGAAATGTCACCAAGATATTTAAACAGGCTACAAAAAATGTTATCAAATAATAACATTGAATATTCTCCAAGAAATAGTCTTGGTAGTAGGTGGAAAGAATTTCACGGTAGCAATGATTGGTTAGGCTTAATCGATCCTTTAAATGAGAATTTAAGGCGAGAATTGATTCGATATGGTGAGTTTATTCAAGCAGCTTATCATTGTTTTCATTCAAATCCTTCAACTTCTCAAGGAGAAGGGTTGTTAGGCCCGAGACACGTGGCATTGCCCGATAAGTCATATAAGGTGACCAAGAGTCTGTATGCAACGTCGTCCGTTGGATTGCCACAATGGGTGgacgacattgcaccagaccttGGATGGATGACTCAAAGGTCGAGTTGGATTGGTTATGTCGCGGTTTGTGATGATCGGTCAGAGATTCAACGTATGGGACGGAGGGATATTGTCATAGCTCTACGTGGCACTGCAACTTGTCTCGAATGGGGAGAAAACTTTCGTGATTTGATGGTTCAAATTCCAGCAAAGACAGAAACAGATTCAGCTGACGGACAAGCTAAAGTGGAATGTGGATTCTTGAGTTTGTTTCAAACAACTGGTGTTAATGTTCCAAGTTTAGCTGAATCAGTAGTTAATGAAGTGCAAAGACTCATTGAACATTACAAAGGTGAGAATTTAAGTATTACTGTAACAGGACATAGTCTTGGAGCAGCCTTGGCTTTGTTAGTTGCAGATGAAATTAGTACATGTGCACCCGATGCACCACCCGTGGCTGTTTTCTCATTCGGGGGTCCTCGAGTGGGCAATCGAAGCTTTGCAGATCGATTAACCTCAAAAAACGTTAAAGTCCTACGTATCGTGAACAATCAAGATTTAATCACTCGAGTTCCAGGGATGTTTGTGAGCGAATCACTCGATAAAAAATTAAGGGAGTCGGGAATTGCGAGTGGTGTGCTAAATGTGCTTGACAAAAGTATGCCATGGGCATATTCACATGTTGGAACAGAACTAAGAGTTGACACAAGAATGTCACCATTTTTAAAGCCTGATGCAGATGTTGCTTGTTGCCATGATTTGGAGGCATATTTGCATTTGGTAGATGGATATTTAGCATCAAATTGTCCTTTTAGAGCCAATGcaaagagaagtttagccaagTTGTTAAATGAACAAAAGTCTAATATCAAAAGGCTTTATACTAGCAAAGCAAAAGGCTTGAGCCTTAATCTTGAAAGAGAACATAATTTCCATACACCTAGTTGTTTGCCTAGTCCATCTTCTTGA